One Chanodichthys erythropterus isolate Z2021 chromosome 10, ASM2448905v1, whole genome shotgun sequence DNA segment encodes these proteins:
- the LOC137028255 gene encoding SLAM family member 5-like, with the protein MENSSSEYKGLQLMKTASAGGWKSLFECVRVLMSVTEGDSVTLESGLTEMKDDGVIQWRFGDTLIAEINKQNDRFTVYDDDLDGRFRDRLKLDNQTGSLIITNITMKHAGDYELWTNTFIRTTSYIHLIVYARLPVPVISSNSSQCSSSSSSSSSCSLVCSVVNVGHVTLSWYKGSSSLSSISVSDLSISLSLPLEVEYQDKNTYSCVLNNPISHQTQHLNITQLCHTCSVHCCGPTEAVIRLVLSALVGVATVILVVYHIRSRRAEGDQAHIHTSGSA; encoded by the exons ATGGAGAACTCTAGCAGTGAATACAAAGGCTTGCAGTTAATGAAGACGGCTTCAGCAGGAGGGTGGAAAAGCCTGTTTGAGTGTGTGAGGGTGCTCA TGTCAGTGacggagggagattcagtcactctcgAATCTGGTCTTACTGAAATGAAGGATGATGGTGTGATTCAGTGGAGGTTTGGAGACACTTTAATAGCAGAAATCAATAAACAGAACGACAGATTCACTGTATATGATGATGatcttgatgggagattcagagacagactgaagctggacaatcaaactggatctctgatcatcacaaacatcacaatGAAACATGCTGGAGATTATGAACTATGGACCAACACTTTCATCAGGACTACTTCTTATATTCATCTCATTGTCTACG CtcgtctgcctgttcctgtcatcagcAGTAACTCTTCTCaatgttcttcatcatcatcatcatcatcatcatgttcattggtgtgttcagTGGTGAATGTgggtcatgtgactctctcctggtacaaaggaaGCAGTTCattgtccagcatcagtgtgtctgatctcagcatcagtctctctctacctctggaggtggaatatcaggataaaaacacctacagctgtgtgctgaacaatcccatcagcCACCAGACTCAACATCTGAACATCACTCAACTCTGTCACACATGTTCAG TCCACTGTTGTGGTCCTACTGAAGCTGTGATCCGATTGGTCCTCTCTGCTCtggtgggcgtggctactgtcaTTCTTGTGGTTTATCACATCAGatccagaagagctgaaggagATCAAGCACATATTCACACATCAG GAAGTGCTTAA